DNA sequence from the Octopus bimaculoides isolate UCB-OBI-ISO-001 chromosome 22, ASM119413v2, whole genome shotgun sequence genome:
GCAAATTTTCATTCTGAAAATGCAGTCcagagaaaaaaattgggaaCCACTGACTTAGAATAATgaaacttttattaaaaaaaaacaaaaacatagctACCTTCTAATTCAGTTCCAGTGGGATCTTTTGTTCTGTAGCATTGACTCTTGTGGCCATGACAACTGTTGCATTCCTCATTGTCTTCTTCAGATGAAGATTCTCCAAAGCTACGAGGCTTTTCATATATACAACAGCCTAACAATaaattggaaaatgaaaattgttattagaaatttttaaagaaatactttCTGAAAGTCAGATTTCATTCAGGTAAAATGTCTGTATTTCTGGAAGGAATGTATTCATGTCATATCTGGTACAACCCCTCGTATATCATTCATACTGGCAATATAAGAGGGGTTGTACCAGttaatggaatttgaatttagaatcaATGAATTAAACGATGGCATAGAACAACTGTTGGAGgcgcatggctgagtggtaaggccattgcactcatgattgcaaagattaaggttttgattcccagaccgggtggtaCATTGcgttcttaagaaaaaaaaaaaattggtttcatGTTGCTCCCATCTCCTCATCAGTAAAAGAGCAACCCCGCGAGGGACTGTTCAGAGTGAATGTTGGCATCTCGGTCATGGAAACCTGGCAGGCAGCCCTATGAGTCCTAGGGCTTGGGCCTGTAATGCCCAGggactgttgatgatgatgataaagtaatTGTCACATATGACCTTGTACAACTAAACTATGTTCACTGGTGATTGGTTAGGAATCTTGCAATTAAAAATAGTTCATGAAGtgatgtgatcttcttctagacTGGAAGACAGTGTTTAAGTACCTACAGACAAGCCCATTTATGGAGTTGAGGTTAACggaaaaaaaaagaccccaaaaaACACAAGAGCTGTATCACTGCAATATTTCtatggaaacaaacaaaataatacctCTAAAAGTTCACATGCACTGTAATCTCATTCCTTCTAAAAGCTGGACACtaatcactaaaaaaaaaagtaaccatTACTCAGAAAGTACAGGCATTGTACTTGaaggtcaacttttcttttcccttttatgGTAGCAGTAGGGAAGTcatgtggtgtagtggttagagcatttggTTTATGAATCATGAGGTCATGGGATCAATTCCAGAACAAAGCAGCACATTGGGTCCTAGAGCAAGACATTTTGCTTTCTGCtgcctcagtccactcagctgtaaagaaGCAAACAACTGGGTGTTGCTACAGCCCTGCCCCATCCCCACTTTTCTGCAGGGGAAAGGTGAGAGCCAAGGGGAAGGGGAGTCAATGCCTGTTTGTGAGCACGCAGGCTACCTAAAACGATCAGCAAAAGCAGAGTACATGCTACCAACATATACGGGTGGGGGTGACACCTGGTTGTACCTTATGGAGGTGATGGGGTGTCCAAGGCAGTTTTGACCAAATCTAAGGCTATTGGTTGACCAGACttgtaagtcttttttttttttgccacaagaCCGCTGTTGTCCAAGGAATAAAGTATGGTAAATACGGAGTGGCACCATCGTTGTTGCAGATGTTGGTGCCAGAATGCAAatagctttgtcttttatctttcacttgcttcaaacactgaactgcggccatgctggggcaccaccccttgaagggttttaaggTGAAATAAGTCAACTGCAGAACTTATTTAtctaaacctggtatttattccatttcCACCCTTATGCCAACACGGCTGAtgtacagggatgtaaacaaaccagcattggtagGCTAGTTTAAGTGGTATGcggtgcacagacacacagactcacacacacaaacacaaatatgtgtgtgtgtgtgtgactgtatataataataataaaaataaaaataataaaaataacaacaacaatccatggattgttgttattttaatgcatcacaaggtgcattaaatatatataaatcccatccatggattatcattattattattatactactactactgctgctgctgctactactactactactactactactacaattatcctacattatatcggccCAGCTCAGTGTGACCCCAAAAGACTGGTATCACCAGTTGGCATCATTAAGTTGTAGTCAGCATAATAGAATAAgggcttttatatgcatattcagaaCATCCCCTGTAAATGAACTTAAAGGATGTGTAAataattaaaggataaaaatcatctaaaataattaattttatcagtggccaatatataaaataaaaaccttttagataaaattcatatatagagatatataattatatagaatacaattataacatatatatatatagatataataatattagggacaaaatccaaaattacaggtaaaaactcaattaaaatcaatttacaaaaaattaaaattaaattgagctttatagataaaatatatataaaatgtatagttttagggaaaataaccaagtttcatgaactcatcgatgaaaatccactatcacatatagaaaaatgaacaattaaaagcacaataaatgagtataatataaagcaaaacttatatatatatatatatatatatatatacttatatgtgtgcgtgtgtgtgtgtgcgtgtgcgtgtgcgtgtgtgtggtgaagtatgaccttcGAGCGTTGGTCCTCACAGatgtgatgacaagtgactgatgcatttggagatatgttgtgcttaAGAAGATCTGGCAAGCCAATTGAAACCGTAACTGTGGCGTATGTCAGTGCAACATACCTGACCcttttaagagtacccttcaatcattgggcaataaactgtgcttgcgaagacctgttgagtcaagtgaagtaaTTGtagtggctgatgacagtactgtgctggtggcacataaaaagcactatttgagcgtggtcgatgctagcactgcctgactggtcccatgctggtggcatgtaaaaagcaccattaaagcctggtcaatgccagtaccgcctgactggtcctcatgctagtagcacgtaaaaagcacccactacactcttggagtggttggcattaggaagggtatccagctgtagaaactttgccagatcagattggagctttctggcttgccaaccctcagtcaaactgtccaacccatgccagcatggaaagtggacatcaaactacaatgatgatgatatacacacacatacatatgtatatatatgtacacacacacacacacacacacacacacatgatgggtttctttctaccaaattcactcaaatgaGCAAAAGAAGTTAGGTTTTTAACTTCTTATTTAAtccttttgaaaataatgaagaatttagtgaaataatttttgtcATTAAAAGCCTGGTGTTCtgaaaacaaattaacatgaaatatcgatggaaggtttcaatttagataatttaaaagcagaaagtTCTCATCATAAGATAAGAACCAGAAGTTGTTTTGATTACATCGGCATCAAAAGGTTTAATTAGTTTTTCTAGAGAAGGTCTCACTTACATTTCGATTTTTTTCGGTTCAGGCCCTCATTGTCAACAGTATCATTTGTCCATTTTACTTTCTTGCTATTCTTTACCTTTTTTAACCTTAAATGTAACGTCGGACTtctctgaaagaaaaacaaaaacaaaaaattaccaTCAAATATTGAAATGGTTCGTTATACATATTGCATAGTTTCTAATTATTGTGATACTCTTGAGGATTTGGTAAACATTGCTTTTAAGTTAatttcagcatcatcaacatttaatgcctgcttttcatgctggtatgggttggacagtttgaaagggtTCCAGCAAGCACCAGGGCTACACCGAGCTTCAGCGTCAGCTTCGGCACCGCTTCTTCAGACGGATGCTCTTCCAAACTTAATGCCACCCACTTCATAcaatatactgggtgcttttttcatgccatgGTACTCGCCAAGTAAGGTTGCCAAGAAActtacaagagagaaaaaaaaaaaaaaaaaaaaaaaaaaaaacaacaaaaaacaaaaacaaaaacaaaaaaccccgAAACAGCTGTGAGGCACAAATTACGAACTaaatgtgaaatttatgcttttctgctttttatcTTCAATATTATCCTCATTaaatgttggatggtttgagaggagctggcaagccagagaactgcaccaaatTCCATTGTCTGTcgtggtttttacagctggatatgtTAATGTAAAAGATTGCTTCTGCCgattctatttataaatgaaagTTGGTTTCACCTGGATTTGTTGTTGAAAGGGGTCTTAGTTTTGCAGGTGTTGTATTGCAACCTCGTTAGTGCTAGTGCCACAAAAAATGCACTTAGGGTCATCTGTAAGGTGGTTAGCATAATAAATGGCATTGCAACATAGAAATCAGGCCAAAACAGATACTGGACCACGGGACAGTCTTTGAAGCTGTCAgatcctgtccaacccatgccagcatggatgatagatgttaaatgatgatgatggtaataaggATGTAAGAACATATTGGAATTTAATAACGTGTCATTAATTGAGCTCTTAATAACTGtggatatatttttacatgtttataaatcATCGCTTtttacatggatgtgtgtgtgtgtgtgtgtttgtatgtgtatgtataaatatatatgtatatacacacacacttgaatttACTGCAATGCAATAACATGTTGAAGTTTAAATGAGCTCTTAAttattgtggatatatatat
Encoded proteins:
- the LOC106872095 gene encoding E3 ubiquitin-protein ligase PPP1R11 isoform X2, whose amino-acid sequence is MAERSLTLTRTNLELSERSPTLHLRLKKVKNSKKVKWTNDTVDNEGLNRKKSKCCCIYEKPRSFGESSSEEDNEECNSCHGHKSQCYRTKDPTGTELEGLPKGKIIHTKIITVKMARIIKITIIIIMEQEESL
- the LOC106872095 gene encoding E3 ubiquitin-protein ligase PPP1R11 isoform X1, which gives rise to MAERSLTLTRTNLELSERSPTLHLRLKKVKNSKKVKWTNDTVDNEGLNRKKSKCCCIYEKPRSFGESSSEEDNEECNSCHGHKSQCYRTKDPTGTELEESRSAQGENYSHKDNHSKDGKDNKDNDNNNYGAGGKSLT